AAGGAAACATTGCCTGAATTTAAACAATGAGGACTTTCTAGCATTCCCTTCAAATAAGTATACAAAAATGGCCATAATTACAAGTGCTACTTGGCCAGAGATCTCTTAACCTATCATTTCTTGAACAAGCAAAAGATCTTTCTCTACTGAACAGTTAAATAGTCCATAAGAATGTACAATGAGCAGTCACACTGTCAAAACATATTTAACTCAGAAAGGTCGTCCATTGGTATTTCAAGTCCGTCACCATTTTCTTCTGTCAAACCATCAACATCAAAGTTGAACCAAGAATTGAAATCTTGAGGCGCCCCAAGATCAGATTCTACTCCTAGATCTTCTATCGCATCAATGTCATTCAGTGGCAAATTCATGCCGTCAGCAGATTCTTTCCTCTCCATTGATGAATTAACATCACCCTCTCTTTTTCTGTTACCACTGGCATTGACCAATTCTCCAGAACCATTAGCAGAAGGGTAAACTGGATGTGTCGTGATCCCCGTGAATTTGTTAAAAGATCCACTAACGGATGTAGAAAGCTGAGCTGTCTTGTGTTTGggctttgtttttgttttgcgCTCACCCTTGGAATTCCCCAGTGAACGCCCAGCTTTTGCATTTGCATTTCTCGCTAAAGAATCCCTATCTCTTTCGCTTCTCTTTCCTTTGGCACCACCTAGAAGAGTTCCACCAAGAGTAGAAGTGGCTCTGAAAGCAGCACCAGCGCCAACATCATCAAGCAGTACTTTTTTCCTCCCTCTATTTATTATCGGCCCATTTTTAGCAAAAGCATGATCAGATTGATGATTGAACCTTTCATATGGATCAACCAGAACACCATCAGCTCTAACAGGGCACGAGCCTGTGTAACAAGAGAAATGTCAGCTATTACAGCACGTCTGATAAGAGCAAGACTAGATAAACACATGACAAAACTAAAATTGACCATGTGAAGATGAAGGAACAATTTGTTTTCAAAAATGAGCATTTGTCAGAAACGGTGCCAGTAATTACTACCCAGCTAAGAAGAACAAAGCGTGCAAGACATAAACGAAAGATATTAAAGCATAAGAagatcaaattataattttatagaaagaaaaaagaactcCTGTTAGAACAAGAATTAACATATTTGGTTGACCCAGAGCAGGAAATAGAAAATATTGTGACTAGCTCAAAGTTGTCAAAGCATAGTCAGCACAGTGTCATTCCAATATATATGATAACTCAATAATGAAAAGCTTTATTAGCAACTGCATACCAGCCAAAAGATCTGCCTCATTAATACGAGGAGGTGCGGCAAAAATAATGTCATGGAGCACTGGCTCGCTAAAGCAACTAGTTCTACTATCCTCAAACTTCCTACACCTGGAAAGTGTTCTCTTTGCAAAAGACAATGCAACCGGTTTTGACACCTTAGGAATCCCATTTTTGGAAGCTAAAGTTCCTCGAGTCGCCTGTCAAATTAATCCAAAAGATATGCAGTTAATAATCTGAATCACAAAGTTGGGTCACATCCATATGCTGCAGTAAGTTAATTATGAAATCTCCAGTGATTAATATACTGCACAGCATAAGGAATTAAGGATGATAAATTCAAATTCCCAAAAATCAGGTTACCATAAACAGATAAAGTGTCAAAATATTACATGATTAATTCACTTCAgccatgtttttttaattattattataaaggCAACTTTCACTTCAGCCATGTTTATGTATGAATTCTCTTGGATTTGTGAGTAGCAATGTCAGTATGCTAGCTAGTGAATCATAGTTgagtatgcaatatatatgtatgttgcCAAGATCCTTTGCCGGAGATAAAGGTATGTAAAGAAATatagcaaagaaaaaaaataaagtttcacaattcttttcattggtgaaataaagttacatcattttaattataatacGCCTTATTCAATAGTGGATCTCCTAATATCTTTAATAGCGGAAAACTGTTCTAGCATGTGTAAGTTGGGTTTCTATGGAAAGAAAGGAATACTGGGTGTTTTGAGGGAAAAGAAATCACTTTTGGTGTAAACTCCAGGATGTATTTAAGATACAGAAAAACTCACTACATGAATAAGTCTTTAGTGTAGAGCCCATcccttcctttttttctttgctCTTTTTAAATTTTGCGCAGGGGGAGTCCATTCTTATGATTTCCTATCACCATCTACGTGTCtggttttgttttatttataaaatttcttttgtacCGAGAGTGAGATAAATCACCTGCTCTATCTTTTTTATTGGGCCCACCCCTCTACCcttcctctttattttttattttttgaactcTGGGCATGACAATAGccattttttcaacaaaatcatatttgacCTGAAAAAATCTATACTAGGATCAAATTTTCTTTGGTGGGCATCTTATAATTGAACTTTAGAATTTATTCAATGTATCAAACCTTAATCCATCTGAAAACCAGAACTGGATTCAAACATAGAAAGAAGTACCACATTTGTGTTTCAGATCACATATTACACAGTCAGTTACTTTGAGCAAGCTTCTAGAGTTTTAGTTTCCTCCCAAATCTATGATTGCTCTGGTCAACAACGTATACGCCTTATAGTCTAGGATGGTCATATATAgtaattatgtataaatatcCTTCACAACATTTTGCAACCAAAATCAGTGTTCTTCAGGCGCTACAACATTAAGCACAGTATAAGAAACATATCATGACCGTACAGATAAAAGAGTGCAACCCTTACCAAGAGCTTTTTGTAAGCTAGCTCAACAAGTTTATTCATTGCAATCTGCTCAGGGTCCCTGGAAATTCAGTTGAGTTTATAAGGCACACATTAATCCAAAATGCAGAGAAATAAGCAAACCTGATGACATCTAATATCTTACCATCCTTCCAAGTCTTTGCCTTCTTGAATTGCTTTAGATATTTTCTccatatatgttttctttttaccAATCTACAGGAAATAGAACAAATGATATACTTCAGTTACAGCATGTGAAGAAAGATGTCCATATAGACCTGAAAGCGATGGTCTTTGTCCACCCATCTGTTCTCAATGTTCTTGAGAACATTAGATTTGCTGGCATATTTGGCAACAACAAACAGGGAAAAAGACGGAAAATGAGTAAATTATTAGGACGCTAATAATGACAGAAGACAACCTCTTGATAGAGTCCCTTCTCCAGCTGCATAATTTCCTGGTTGATGACTTCATCTTCTTTATCATCTAAACCAGGCTGTAACAATTATGCAAAAAGacaaggaaaaattaaaatcaaataatctTAGGTACAAATGTTAAAATAAAGCATATGATTTTGTTCCAACTAGAGAATAATACTACTCAGACGCACCCAAAGTAAAATATGCAAATTAATAAGCATTGAGGAGGGAAGGAAAATGATAGGGGGAAATCTCAAAATCACAGGCTAAATGAAAGACGAGAATATCCTTCATTTTGTTACCAATTGGAGAAAGCATACCACAGGTTCAATATAAAGGCCAATGCTCTGCAATTCTAGCAAGAGTTTATCATCAAAAGCCATCTGTGCATATTGACGTTCAAATGAGGAAATACCGAAACTGTTAATCTGCAACCTTTGAGGTACATCCGTATCACATTCAGAAAGGCCTACAAACAGCCCAACCTCTGAATGCAAATATCCATTATTTCCTCGTGACATCTCATCACTGTATTGAGGTCCTTGGACATCAGGGTTTCGATGATACACACCATACCCATTGCAGGAAACAAACTCATTACCAGTCCCATTTTTCTTTATCTGAGAACTAAAAACTGTATCATACTCAACTTCAGTCCTATTCATTTTTCTACTCTGAGAATCAATGACACCATGCAATAAAGTTTCTGGACCATTCTGTGGTGACATAAATAAGTCAAACCCATTTTCTTCACATTCTTCAATGTCATCCTCTACAATTAGAGCTGACAGTACTCTTTGGTAAAGTGGAGTAACTTTGTCAAATATTCTATCTGAGTCAACTTTCGCACTTAGaatagaatcatgaaattgatcGACCAGTTCTGTATCAGATGACACTTTCGAGCCATTTTGATTATTGATGCATCTGTTCTTCTCAACAGATGGAGAATCAGAAACAGAAGTTCCATCATGAGCATGACCACCCTGGGAAAGCAAGCATCAAGAGAAGTATTTAGCTAAAGCAAAGTTGCCAACAACATATGATATATTGTTAAAATGAAATCTTATTTCACAACAGGCAGCAGTAAAATATGAGACTTGGAAAGACATGTcgaatattttaattaatataaataatctaGGCAATCCGTTCAAGCACTTCACGGTAAGCATAAAAGGGACAAACCAGACTTGCACGGGGAGGTAACAGTTAGGAAGCTCCAGCTAGAGAGTGACTGAAGCATGTCATGTGATACAGATCAATAAAACTAGAAGTAAGGATAAAGGAACGCATTCTCCAAATACAAGATGGCTAGAGAACATCTGCTGTTTTATTAGTTACTCTCTTGAAATTAGCGGggtaaaaaaaatgtcaaagttGGATTTGATTCAAGTAACAATGACCAGGAATTACTAACAATACACTCAAATACAATACGAAGCTTTTATACAGTAGTGGACTGCAAgcaacaaaatgaaaaagatggCAGAAACCACCAACTaacaaaaacagaaaataaCCGCTTGCAAAAGAATTTCAGGTGGTGGTACAGGGATTGAGGCTAACATATAAACGAAAATGAAACACGAAAAGCTACGAGGAGAATATCTGACGAAGGTATATAGGAGGTTAATGAAGGGATTAAGCCctccacccacccacccacccaagGCCCTAGCTCGCCCACCAGAAGCCAGTTTTCAATCCCCCAAAGCAAATGATAAACAGAGAAATGTTTTATCCTCCCACTCTTCACATAAACTATCTACCAACCAAATCACTGCTAAAAATAAGTTATGATACAGGAAAAAGATAATCAGGTATCAGTGGGTACCAGAACATTATTGGTACGATTTAGAGTTTGAGACAGATTAGCATGAGATTCCTCTGCTGATTTCAGCTGATAAAAACATCAAAGAACAAGACTTAATAAACATCCAATATCAGATAAAAGCAGATAGATGTGTGGTACAATCAAAATTATCATTAGTTGTCACCTGTTCCAGAAGGTAGGATTTCTCCTCTGCACTGACAGAAGCAAAAAGTCTATCCACTGTCTTCCAGAATGCACTTGGACATGCATGAACTACCACAGCaatcaaaataaactaagtgcctaattgtttatattttttcctaccagaaaagaTGGAatcaaaagagtgaaagagaATTTTGATGTCAGACACATACTACTTGCATTATATGCCGAGTTTGCAGCAGCTAGGAGCTCCTCGCGGTCATCATCTGATTCCCCTGAAATGTGGAAAATGAGATAGCAATATTATTTGTTTGAGGCAGGAGGGAAACCAGAACCACCTAGATAATATGCCAATTGTCAGCCTGCACTAAGGGCAGCACCAAAACTACCAACCTAAATATCAAACAGTTGAACTCAACAATAACTGGAGATTGGTCACACAAAGATTAGTGTCAAAGGACAAAGATACAAGATTAGCCATTTCCTATTCCTTTATTTCACCCCCTTCATTTCTTTGTCCACAATCATATACCAGCTCATTCTAACAAACTGATAATGTAATGAAAACTGACTTTACATTTCAGTGAACAGAaggaaatacaaaaataaatcagTTTTTCTCTTCTCCAATGCATCACATCATACCACCTGCATATTCTTCACCACATAAGAAGGTGGGCACACACAGAGACTGCTAGAAACTAGAAGCCCAAATCATGGATAAAGGCAAATGAATTCATTAAAAGACAAAATACAGACGGCTAGAAACTGGGGAAAAAATCTTGGAAAAGGGCAAACTGGTTCATTACAAATTTAAGAAACATACTCCACATTAGTGAAGGAAAACTTTACACTGAGATACTTGATTTATTTAAGTAAATGAGGGACTTACCAGTGAAATCAGGAGAACCACTGCTCAGAGGATTCCCAAAACGAGAAAACCCTTTGCGTTCCAAGTGCTTTTTCAAAGGACGGCCTGACTTACTGCCACAATCAAATATGATTAAGTTAATGGAGAAGAGAAGCAGCAAAAGCGCAAGAAACTTCTTCAGTTAAAAGACCAGAACCTTCCGTGCTTTTCAGAAGCCGGCCTCGAGTTACGAAGTGGTTTCGCTGTGACTTGATTTTCAAACTTCTCCCTTGTAGGAGAAATGCTACTCCTAGAAAATGCCGACCCTCTTCCACTTCGGCCTTGTCTACGCACGCCATCACCTGTTTCTCCTTTGACAAGAAATTTGTTCTTCTTCATATGTGAGGTAGACACCCCATTACTCTGAACAGTATTTACAGGTTTTTCTTCACCTTCACAAGTAACACCACCCTTTTCTTTTAATCTGCTTTCACCAGCACCAGATTCTTCACTGTCAGAGAGTCTGGTAGGGGATAAAACACTATCAGCTTTAACTTTAAGGTTTTGCGTAAGATTGCTGGCATCCTTTGAAAGAATAGAACCACTTGTTACACCAGGAGTTAACCTAGCTCCAAAATCAGAAGGTGAACATGCCTCTGATGGCACCTCCACCTCGTCCTGGTTTGAAACTGGTGAGATAAGATTAGCCCTCCTTGTACGAGAAATTTTTTGCGGCCTCTGACCAATCCATTGTGTTATGGGTGGAGACGAGGATCCTGTGGGTAATGGACGTTTGCGATTATTGACCCCACCTACAGCAAGATTTTTGTTGACATTTGGGGGCTGTTCCCAGCTTTCCAAGGTTCCAGGTAAACGGGGAATGTTAGAGGGTGAATTAGCAGCAGCAAGGGAGCCACTCCGTGGTGCCCTTGA
The DNA window shown above is from Solanum lycopersicum chromosome 11, SLM_r2.1 and carries:
- the LOC101267370 gene encoding uncharacterized protein isoform X1, with product MAGNGRFNLTPASSDSGFVGSYTNGPKGSYMGPSMDRSGSFRESSDTRIFGSGKGASRGTGAVVGDLPSLSQCLMLEPIVMSDQKYTRSGELRRILGFTVGSTSENSFGAAHLKSPLHFGDELKKFRDSVAESCNKASGRAKKLDEHLHKLSKYSEGIPSKKQQRNEQLTNERLGGSRTQIHRGPSDLVTQKIEERLKNSTLNKRVRTSVAETRAEYRNSALSRQPMIVKDRDMLKDSNADSDMSEEKIRRLPAGGEGWDKKMKRKRSVGAVISRPLENDGEPKRMQHHRLASEPGLSPSDSPGFRSGISNGAGSINKSDGSSLAGVNARTMLKNEQDKSALSRDPTAGLNKERVLGKGSIKLNSHEENHAVCPSPIAKGKASRAPRSGSLAAANSPSNIPRLPGTLESWEQPPNVNKNLAVGGVNNRKRPLPTGSSSPPITQWIGQRPQKISRTRRANLISPVSNQDEVEVPSEACSPSDFGARLTPGVTSGSILSKDASNLTQNLKVKADSVLSPTRLSDSEESGAGESRLKEKGGVTCEGEEKPVNTVQSNGVSTSHMKKNKFLVKGETGDGVRRQGRSGRGSAFSRSSISPTREKFENQVTAKPLRNSRPASEKHGSKSGRPLKKHLERKGFSRFGNPLSSGSPDFTGESDDDREELLAAANSAYNASIHACPSAFWKTVDRLFASVSAEEKSYLLEQLKSAEESHANLSQTLNRTNNVLGGHAHDGTSVSDSPSVEKNRCINNQNGSKVSSDTELVDQFHDSILSAKVDSDRIFDKVTPLYQRVLSALIVEDDIEECEENGFDLFMSPQNGPETLLHGVIDSQSRKMNRTEVEYDTVFSSQIKKNGTGNEFVSCNGYGVYHRNPDVQGPQYSDEMSRGNNGYLHSEVGLFVGLSECDTDVPQRLQINSFGISSFERQYAQMAFDDKLLLELQSIGLYIEPVPGLDDKEDEVINQEIMQLEKGLYQEIGKKKTYMEKISKAIQEGKDLEGWDPEQIAMNKLVELAYKKLLATRGTLASKNGIPKVSKPVALSFAKRTLSRCRKFEDSRTSCFSEPVLHDIIFAAPPRINEADLLAGSCPVRADGVLVDPYERFNHQSDHAFAKNGPIINRGRKKVLLDDVGAGAAFRATSTLGGTLLGGAKGKRSERDRDSLARNANAKAGRSLGNSKGERKTKTKPKHKTAQLSTSVSGSFNKFTGITTHPVYPSANGSGELVNASGNRKREGDVNSSMERKESADGMNLPLNDIDAIEDLGVESDLGAPQDFNSWFNFDVDGLTEENGDGLEIPMDDLSELNMF
- the LOC101267370 gene encoding uncharacterized protein isoform X2, with protein sequence MAGNGRFNLTPASSDSGFVGSYTNGPKGSYMGPSMDRSGSFRESSDTRIFGSGKGASRGTGAVVGDLPSLSQCLMLEPIVMSDQKYTRSGELRRILGFTVGSTSENSFGAAHLKSPLHFGDELKKFRDSVAESCNKASGRAKKLDEHLHKLSKYSEGIPSKKQQRNEQLTNERLGGSRTQIHRGPSDLVTQKIEERLKNSTLNKRAEYRNSALSRQPMIVKDRDMLKDSNADSDMSEEKIRRLPAGGEGWDKKMKRKRSVGAVISRPLENDGEPKRMQHHRLASEPGLSPSDSPGFRSGISNGAGSINKSDGSSLAGVNARTMLKNEQDKSALSRDPTAGLNKERVLGKGSIKLNSHEENHAVCPSPIAKGKASRAPRSGSLAAANSPSNIPRLPGTLESWEQPPNVNKNLAVGGVNNRKRPLPTGSSSPPITQWIGQRPQKISRTRRANLISPVSNQDEVEVPSEACSPSDFGARLTPGVTSGSILSKDASNLTQNLKVKADSVLSPTRLSDSEESGAGESRLKEKGGVTCEGEEKPVNTVQSNGVSTSHMKKNKFLVKGETGDGVRRQGRSGRGSAFSRSSISPTREKFENQVTAKPLRNSRPASEKHGSKSGRPLKKHLERKGFSRFGNPLSSGSPDFTGESDDDREELLAAANSAYNASIHACPSAFWKTVDRLFASVSAEEKSYLLEQLKSAEESHANLSQTLNRTNNVLGGHAHDGTSVSDSPSVEKNRCINNQNGSKVSSDTELVDQFHDSILSAKVDSDRIFDKVTPLYQRVLSALIVEDDIEECEENGFDLFMSPQNGPETLLHGVIDSQSRKMNRTEVEYDTVFSSQIKKNGTGNEFVSCNGYGVYHRNPDVQGPQYSDEMSRGNNGYLHSEVGLFVGLSECDTDVPQRLQINSFGISSFERQYAQMAFDDKLLLELQSIGLYIEPVPGLDDKEDEVINQEIMQLEKGLYQEIGKKKTYMEKISKAIQEGKDLEGWDPEQIAMNKLVELAYKKLLATRGTLASKNGIPKVSKPVALSFAKRTLSRCRKFEDSRTSCFSEPVLHDIIFAAPPRINEADLLAGSCPVRADGVLVDPYERFNHQSDHAFAKNGPIINRGRKKVLLDDVGAGAAFRATSTLGGTLLGGAKGKRSERDRDSLARNANAKAGRSLGNSKGERKTKTKPKHKTAQLSTSVSGSFNKFTGITTHPVYPSANGSGELVNASGNRKREGDVNSSMERKESADGMNLPLNDIDAIEDLGVESDLGAPQDFNSWFNFDVDGLTEENGDGLEIPMDDLSELNMF